GCCGTCCTCCCAGGGCTGCCAGCGCTCCACGAACGCCTGGTAGCGTCCGGCCAGGTCGGACAGCTCCCAGGTCTCCTCGATCATCTGGCCGATGTCCGTGCCGGTGTCCGCGTGCGCCCGGAACACCTTGACGTGGGCGGACAGACCGAGCTCGGCCACCAGGGCCGACACGTCGACCTCGCCGGGGGCGATCCACAGGCCGTTGAACAGCGGCCCGAAACCGCTCCAGGTCAGCCGGGAGCGCAGGTCGTGGCGGCGGCGCTGCCAGGACTCCGGCAGGGAGAAGCCGAGCAGCGTCCAGGTGCCGTCCCACTGCCGGTTGACGGCGCCCGTCTGCCAGATGCGCTGCTCGCCGTCGCGCAGCACCGCCTCCGAGCGTTCGGTCAGCCCGAAGTACATGCGCCGGCCCTCGCGCTGCCGGCGCAGCAGGTCACGGCCCGCCATGCGGCTCAGCGTGGAGCGCGTGGCCTGCTCGCCGATCCCGGCGCGGGCGAACACGTCGATGACGCTGCCCGAGTACACGCACACGTCACGCCCGAGCACCTGGTCGCCCAGGAACGTCAGCATCAGGGACTGGGGCCGCAGCGACTCTTCACCGGTCACGCGGCCCACCGTACCTCCGCCCGAGCGGTCTCCTCGATGGGGCCGTGAACTGCCGGTACCCGGAGGTCAGGAACCCGCGACGTCGACGATGTGCGAGGCGTCCGACCACTTCCCACGGTCAGGCGCACGGTGGCCCGCTCCCCGGGGCGCACCAGGGCCGTCAGGCCGAACTCGGCGGCCGGGTGCGCGTCCTCGGAGATCCCGACGGGCCGCCCGTCCACGTGCACCAGCAGCACGCTCCCGGCGGACCCGACCTGGAGGACGATCCGCCGCCCGGCCCACTCCGCCGGCCCGTCCACCGAACGCTCGTACACCCCGGTCGAGTTGGCCGCGGGCACGTCCGGCGGGAACTCGGCGAACGGCATACGGATGGGCACCTCCCCGGCCTCGGCGAGCTTCGCCGTCAGCCGCATGCGGGACCGGCGACCGGACCGGCGTAGGACGGGCCGTAGACGAGGGCCCGTGCGCCGGAGTCGGCGCCGGCACCCCCCGTGCCCCTTGGGGGCGCCACCCTCCGGGGGCGCGTCAACTGCCCTGCACCGCCTCGTCCGTGGCCCCCGCGATGAACCCGCGGGCGAAGATCGTGAAGACCACGGAGATCGTCAAAACTCTTCATTTCTGTGAGCGGAATCGTGCGCCGCTCGGTGGGATTGGTCAATACCCGAGCAGAAACAAACATGGTGATGATTGGAGATGACGAGTAATGTGCACCGCGTGCTGGCAGAACGACGACACCAACTCATCCTGCGGGCCCTGCGCGCCGGGGGGCCCGCGGCCGTGACCGACCTCTCCGGGCAGCTGGGGGTGAGTCCCGCCACCATCAGGCGTGACCTGGTCAAACTGGAAGAAGACGGACTGCTCACCCGTGTGCACGGCGGCGCCGTCGTGGAGGAGGGCGACCAGCCCTTCGCCGAGGTCGCCGAGGTGCGCGTCAACGAGAAGGACGCCATAGCCGCACGCGCCGCCGCGATGATCAAGGACGGCGAGTCGGTGCTGCTGGACATCGGTACGACGGCCTACCGGCTCGCCCGGCAACTGCACGGACGCCGGCTCACCGTGATCACCAGCAACCTGGTGGTCTACGAGGAACTCGCCGACGACGAGGGCATCGAGCTGGTCCTGCTCGGCGGCATGGTCCGCCGCGAGTACCGCTCCCTGGTCGGCTTCCTCACCGAGGACAACCTGCGCCAGCTGCACGCCGACTGGCTCTTCCTCGGCACCAGCGGGGTGCGGCCCGGCGGGCAGGTCATGGACACGACGGTCGTGGAGGTGCCGGTCAAGCGGGCCATGATCAAGGCCGGCGGGAAGGTGGTGCTGCTCGCCGACGCGGCGAAGTTCCCGGGGAACGGCATGGC
The Streptomyces tuirus genome window above contains:
- a CDS encoding PaaX family transcriptional regulator codes for the protein MTGEESLRPQSLMLTFLGDQVLGRDVCVYSGSVIDVFARAGIGEQATRSTLSRMAGRDLLRRQREGRRMYFGLTERSEAVLRDGEQRIWQTGAVNRQWDGTWTLLGFSLPESWQRRRHDLRSRLTWSGFGPLFNGLWIAPGEVDVSALVAELGLSAHVKVFRAHADTGTDIGQMIEETWELSDLAGRYQAFVERWQPWEDGLPDAGDALVLRLRLQTEWLRIVRRDPRLPVGHLPDDWPAEQAEKTFRTVHERLTPLAHEASERLLDLVPARPQA
- a CDS encoding DeoR/GlpR family DNA-binding transcription regulator yields the protein MLAERRHQLILRALRAGGPAAVTDLSGQLGVSPATIRRDLVKLEEDGLLTRVHGGAVVEEGDQPFAEVAEVRVNEKDAIAARAAAMIKDGESVLLDIGTTAYRLARQLHGRRLTVITSNLVVYEELADDEGIELVLLGGMVRREYRSLVGFLTEDNLRQLHADWLFLGTSGVRPGGQVMDTTVVEVPVKRAMIKAGGKVVLLADAAKFPGNGMAKVCGPEELDAVVTNEPVDAATRASFEEAGVEVVVVGKVQA